In Bicyclus anynana chromosome 13, ilBicAnyn1.1, whole genome shotgun sequence, a genomic segment contains:
- the LOC128198686 gene encoding uncharacterized protein LOC128198686: MTRFRLECGVRQGELSSPALFNLNIIIDLGNARFGCSIDGQCVNSINYADDMMLLSPSVKVFRLLTIADEYTQKHSLLYNVKKIELLVFWAGSQKLENVPPMTNVTGGGIELR, from the coding sequence ATGACCAGGTTTAGGTTGGAGTGTGGAGTAAGACAGGGGGAATTGTCATCTCCAGCACTCTTTAATCTGAACATCATTATAGACCTCGGCAACGCTCGTTTCGGCTGCTCAATAGATGGGCAGTGTGTAAACAGCATTAATTATGCAGATGACATGATGTTGTTGAGTCCATCAGTGAAGGTGTTCCGCCTGCTGACAATTGCTGATGAATATACGCAGAAGCATAGCCTTTTGTATAATGTTAAAAAGATCGAACTTCTGGTGTTTTGGGCGGGCTcacaaaaattagaaaatgtgCCACCAATGACCAATGTCACTGGTGGAGGAATCGAGCTTCGATAA
- the LOC112045837 gene encoding glutamate receptor ionotropic, kainate 2-like, producing the protein MYAKLKCLQCLIILNGLFYVQGERTIGAIIDDGSFLFEAAFNVAITAASENEESPFAASVVRTPPGDIMEAETAMCTLLESNIFGVYGPKTKSTLHHVQSIADFLEIPQLIAEPVETLNRNWTAVNLYPNHIAYSQIFADIIKIKAWDEFTIIYEGSEHLPFIDNIISLQELDSEVKMVILVVQLPDGDDYRSQLKTVKASGSLNYVISCGIDKLPLILQQIQQVGLMSDDHSYIIMDPDFQTIDIEPYKHGGSNITGIRFFDPELEDIQNFITSLNAKVKELSEGQIENAVAENGLTLNLALVYDSVILYTAAINAMGLEEGAENITCDSDDSWTFGSTLINHVRTMEIDGLTGLIKFDEEGLRSELEVDVLEVMAHGFEKIGSWTTEDGFTESRKIVPPVEQEGSDSMKGKHFIVITALSAPYGMLKESSKQLEGNDRYEGFGIEIIEELAKMNEFNYTFDIQVDGVYGSYDSKTGKWTGMMEKIMDGRVDFAITDLTITAARQKAVDFTSPFMNLGITILYKKPTKQPPDLFSFISPFSYQVWGYLAGAYVGVSALLFLLGRFAPEEWQNPYPCIEEPETLDNQWTFANSFWFTLGSVLTQGSEIAPIAVSTRMAGSMWWFFTLIMVSSYTANLAAFLTVESKFYAIKSVSDLANNPYEISYGAKKGGATYSFFKESDNILYQKMYQYMDAHPEMMPPTNDIGLERVKSETENYAFLMESSSIEYLVERNCDVAQVGGLLDSKGYGIAMKKNSPYRQPMSESILQLQEQGKISRMKDKWWKEKRGGGVCADDDEGSGDAQPLVLANVGGVFIVLAAGSGMAVICAFVEMMFDVWLTARRVKVSFKEELIAELKFIFSFSGDVKPVRHRESTGSGSKESKKEEEKEEDDVESHRESQNRDELAPSRHSERSSHSHHNSHSRRQSNAIQMARMRKYSRQYSNKSQLIPEN; encoded by the exons ATGTacgcaaaattaaaatgtttacaatGCCTAATCATTTTGAATGGTTTGTTTTATGTTCAAGGAGAAAGAACTATAG GAGCAATTATTGATGATGGAAGTTTTTTATTCGAAGCGGCATTCAATGTAGCTATTACAGCAGCATCTGAAAATGAGGAAAGTCCTTTTGCAGCCAGCGTCGTGCGAACACCACCTGGTGATATAATGGAAGCTGAAACAGCTATGTGTACTCTTTTAGag agtaatattttcggagtataTGGACCTAAAACAAAAAGTACGTTGCATCATGTCCAGTCCATAGCAGACTTTTTGGAAATTCCACAGTTAATAGCTGAGCCCGTGGAAACTCTGAATCGAAATTGGACTGCTGTTAATTTATATCCGAACCACATTGCTTATTCACAG ATATTTGccgatattattaaaataaaagcttggGACGAGTTCACGATCATCTATGAAGGCTCCGAACATTTACCTTTTATAGACAATATTATATCTTTGCAAGAGTTAGATTCTGAAGTAAAAATGGTAATATTAGTGGTGCAACTGCCAGATGGTGATGACTATAG atCGCAGCTAAAAACAGTAAAAGCATCAGGTTCACTAAATTATGTTATAAGCTGTGGTATAGATAAGTTACCGCTGATATTACAGCAAATACAACAAGTTGGATTAATGTCCGATGATCATAGCTATATAATAATGGATCCTGATTTCCAAACGATTGACATCGAACCATACAAACACGGAGGTTCAAATATAacag GTATCAGATTTTTTGATCCCGAATTAGAGgatattcaaaattttattacttctttGAATGCAAAGGTAAAAGAACTTTCCGAGGGACAGATTGAAAATGCAGTGGCTGAAAATGGCCTCACATTAAATCTAGCGCTTGTCTATgattcagtaattttgtataCAGCAGCAATAAATGCAATGGGATTGGAGGAAGGCGCAGAAAATATTACTTGCGACAGTGACGATAGTTGGACTTTTGGATCTACCCTTATTAACCACGTACGAACG ATGGAAATAGACGGTTTAACTGGCTTGATAAAATTTGACGAAGAAGGCCTTCGCTCTGAATTAGAAGTGGATGTACTGGAAGTAATGGCTCATGGTTTCGAAAAG ATAGGATCTTGGACGACAGAAGATGGATTTACCGAGTCTAGAAAAATTGTACCCCCAGTGGAACAAGAAGGAAGTGATTCTATGAAAGGAAAACATTTCATTGTGATAACTGCGTTG AGTGCCCCATATGGAATGTTGAAGGAGTCTTCAAAACAATTGGAGGGAAATGACCGTTACGAAGGTTTTGGTATAGAAATAATAGAAGAATTAGCAAAGATGAATGAGTTCAATTATACTTTTGACATTCAAGTCGACGGTGTTTACGGATCGTATGATTCCAAAACAGGCAAATGGACTGGAATGATGGAGAAAATAATGGACGGA AGGGTGGATTTTGCTATAACCGATTTAACAATAACGGCTGCTCGTCAAAAAGCTGTGGATTTTACCAGTCCTTTTATGAATTTAGGTATCactatattatacaaaaaacccACAAAACAACCACCAGacttgttttcatttatttcacctTTTTCTTACCAG gtTTGGGGTTATTTAGCAGGTGCTTATGTTGGCGTATCGgcgttactttttttattaggaCGATTTGCACCTGAGGAATGGCAGAACCCATATCCTTGCATAGAAGAACCAGAAACTTTAGACAACCAATGGACGTTTGCAAACTCTTTTTGGTTTACTTTAGGTAGTGTACTTACACAGGGATCTGAAATAGCACCAAT TGCAGTATCTACAAGAATGGCCGGCAGTATGTGGTGGTTTTTCACTCTTATCATGGTATCATCGTACACTGCTAATCTTGCTGCATTTTTAACTGTTGAGTCCAagttttatgcaataaaaagtGTGTCAGATTTAGCAAACAACCCTTACGAAATTAGCTATGGAGCGAAAAAAGGCGGCGCTACTTATAGCTTCTTTAAG GAATCTGACAACATACTTTATCAGAAAATGTACCAATATATGGACGCACATCCAGAGATGATGCCACCTACAAATGACATCGGGCTGGAAAG gGTCAAATCTGAAACTGAAAATTATGCATTTTTAATGGAGTCTTCATCAATCGAGTATTTGGTAGAGAGAAATTGTGACGTAGCTCAAGTAGGTGGACTTTTGGACAGTAAAGGCTATGGAATAGCCATGAAGAAAA ACTCACCATACAGACAACCAATGAGCGAGTCAATACTACAGTTACAGGAACAAGGAAAGATATCGAGGATGAAAGACAAATGGTGGAAAGAAAAACGAGGAGGAGGCGTATGCGCG gatGACGATGAAGGCAGCGGAGATGCTCAACCATTAGTGCTAGCGAATGTAGGTGGAGTGTTCATTGTACTCGCCGCCGGGTCGGGTATGGCGGTCATCTGCGCTTTCGTTGAAATGATGTTCGACGTCTGGCTAACGGCGCGTAGAGTCAAG GTATCGTTCAAGGAAGAGCTGATTGCAGAACTCAAGTTCATATTCAGCTTCAGCGGAGATGTGAAACCTGTTCGCCATAGAGAATCAACTGGCAGTGGATCCAAAGAGTCCAAGAAAgaggaagaaaaagaagaagatgaCGTAGAGTCACATAGAGAAAGTCAAAACAGAGACGAACTAGCGCCTTCACGGCATTCGGAAAGGTCAAGCCACTCTCACCATAACTCCCACAGTAGGAGGCAAAGTAATGCCATTCAAATGGCTAGAATGCGTAAATATAGCAGACAGTATTCGAACAAGTCCCAATTGATACCTGAAAATTAG